The proteins below come from a single Erysipelothrix piscisicarius genomic window:
- a CDS encoding MFS transporter: MKNKTILRTYFSFFLSGIFILGIGAIMPDLITNLNLSYSDAGTLLSMFAVGNLLSNFISPFVSERFGNKIAIGILAALVPLSFLSIVVFTESIRKILWLGFILMRIGRGAVSILSNAIVNDLSDNKSRDMNMLHTIFAIGAGLASFVIIGLKKIGFDFNQLILFLTAITTISWINYLTMDLDLNGQQKSTNVVETQKLDFAFFAVAFVMFFYLGLENTINGWFMTYLKSMNILSDAFAATLVSLTWIMIMIGRLMTAFISQKVKGSKLVLVYTVGAAIAFFGLVSTMNPVIITISILGLGLCLAGIYPTSIANTSKYVIGNQKRLALLLTCAALGGIITPQIIGSIADRTSMVFAINVLAINAIAMVFFAFISDRKL, encoded by the coding sequence ATGAAAAACAAAACAATCTTAAGAACCTACTTTAGTTTCTTCTTAAGTGGGATCTTTATCCTAGGTATTGGCGCAATTATGCCAGACCTTATTACAAACCTGAATCTCTCTTATAGCGATGCAGGAACCTTACTCTCAATGTTTGCGGTAGGTAACCTACTTTCTAACTTTATCAGTCCCTTTGTATCTGAACGCTTCGGAAACAAAATTGCGATTGGTATTCTCGCTGCACTTGTACCCTTAAGTTTCTTATCGATTGTAGTATTTACAGAATCCATTCGTAAAATATTATGGCTTGGATTTATCTTAATGAGAATTGGACGTGGTGCCGTAAGTATTTTGAGTAATGCCATCGTTAATGATCTTAGTGATAATAAGTCACGAGACATGAATATGCTTCATACAATTTTTGCGATTGGTGCCGGTCTTGCATCCTTTGTAATTATTGGTTTGAAAAAAATTGGATTTGACTTTAATCAACTCATTCTATTTTTAACTGCAATTACAACCATTTCATGGATTAATTATCTCACCATGGATCTCGATTTAAATGGACAACAAAAATCCACAAATGTTGTGGAAACGCAAAAATTAGACTTCGCTTTCTTTGCAGTTGCATTTGTTATGTTCTTCTATCTAGGTTTGGAGAATACGATTAACGGTTGGTTTATGACCTACTTAAAGAGTATGAACATTTTGTCCGACGCATTTGCTGCAACCTTAGTTTCCTTGACATGGATTATGATAATGATTGGACGTTTAATGACTGCATTTATTTCTCAAAAAGTTAAAGGATCCAAACTGGTGTTGGTTTATACCGTTGGAGCCGCAATCGCATTCTTTGGTCTTGTATCAACAATGAATCCAGTCATTATTACAATTTCGATTTTAGGACTTGGATTATGTCTTGCAGGAATCTATCCAACAAGTATTGCGAATACATCAAAATATGTTATTGGGAACCAAAAACGTTTAGCCTTATTGCTTACATGTGCTGCATTAGGTGGAATCATTACCCCTCAAATTATTGGATCAATTGCAGACCGTACAAGTATGGTTTTCGCGATTAATGTTCTTGCAATCAATGCAATTGCAATGGTATTCTTCGCATTTATCTCTGATCGTAAATTATAG
- a CDS encoding GNAT family N-acetyltransferase — translation MFVRELWVKPSHRTHGLASKLLMEVESEAQINRVFKLILTTDFAQHLYLKNGYILDRSYRAKNNHPVYIKSLTID, via the coding sequence ATGTTTGTTCGTGAACTTTGGGTCAAGCCATCCCATCGAACACATGGGTTGGCTTCAAAATTACTGATGGAAGTCGAAAGCGAAGCGCAGATAAATCGAGTATTTAAACTCATCCTAACCACCGATTTCGCCCAGCATCTTTACTTAAAAAATGGATATATCCTTGACCGAAGTTATCGCGCGAAAAACAATCATCCTGTCTATATTAAATCCTTAACGATAGATTAA
- a CDS encoding lipoate--protein ligase family protein — protein MKGIVIDEIMQTEDAFISTSIDAYSLKNVAEDELILHLFQHKGINMGVDDVRMDDFDKGLAFYQKQGQPVMIRNSGGRSIVADEGVLNMSLTFHSSASMNDNYLMYGDFIREALRPISNKIEIYKVAGAYCPGDTDMSIHGKKFCGTAQRRSGSKTSMVCYISVCGDQIKRGELVRDFYAHCRGDVVDVNPHSMESLDMLTGYELTPRYIGDLLIHELSKRCDFIEFRKRDDLDQNQFQEAMQRTQDHNQRLLP, from the coding sequence ATGAAGGGAATTGTTATTGATGAAATTATGCAAACGGAGGATGCTTTTATATCGACTTCAATAGATGCATATTCGTTAAAAAATGTTGCAGAAGATGAGTTGATTCTACATCTTTTTCAACATAAAGGCATCAATATGGGTGTTGATGATGTAAGAATGGATGATTTTGATAAAGGGCTTGCGTTTTACCAAAAACAAGGCCAACCGGTTATGATTCGTAACTCGGGGGGTCGTTCAATCGTGGCGGATGAAGGGGTTTTGAATATGTCACTTACATTTCATTCTTCTGCGTCGATGAACGATAACTACCTTATGTATGGTGATTTTATTCGTGAAGCACTTCGACCCATTTCAAATAAAATTGAGATATATAAAGTAGCGGGTGCATATTGTCCTGGTGATACGGATATGAGTATACACGGAAAAAAGTTCTGTGGTACTGCGCAACGTCGTTCAGGGTCAAAAACATCAATGGTATGTTACATTAGTGTCTGCGGTGACCAAATAAAACGAGGTGAACTGGTGCGAGATTTTTATGCTCACTGCCGGGGCGATGTCGTCGATGTTAATCCCCATTCCATGGAATCATTGGACATGCTTACAGGGTATGAATTGACCCCACGATACATCGGTGATCTTCTGATTCATGAACTATCTAAGCGTTGTGATTTTATTGAGTTTCGAAAACGGGATGATTTAGATCAAAATCAATTTCAAGAGGCAATGCAACGTACACAAGATCATAACCAAAGGCTGTTACCGTAA
- a CDS encoding GTP-binding protein: MELVESMGHDLLRYKGLLSVEGIDASIVVQGVASTFMIDYGDENQETQSHFVVIGRNINVEQITLSFKALERRKE; encoded by the coding sequence GTGGAACTGGTAGAATCAATGGGACATGATCTTCTTCGTTATAAAGGGCTTTTGTCGGTAGAGGGAATCGATGCATCCATTGTCGTTCAGGGGGTTGCGAGCACCTTTATGATTGATTATGGTGATGAAAACCAAGAAACGCAAAGTCATTTCGTAGTTATCGGTCGAAATATAAATGTTGAGCAAATAACGTTATCGTTTAAAGCGCTGGAGCGTCGGAAGGAGTAA
- a CDS encoding YwaF family protein: MSQLSEKLYFSQNPFTLYTPIHFLMLILAGICIGIVIKKRDEIAMGKYAWLRWVFLGVYLIQQGLLYSWYAMNHQLTLHDALPLYPCRILQIMTIILLVSKQECIYEVLGLLGIPAAVTALILADTSGFSFPNAMFIQFFVGHSLMILVPLYMKYLYHFSMQESATLGVIKMVGGYFIIVSFINHLIQTNYGYVSTPPVALSFLNGVPSIIYTCGYFMIYVGVVLAGSKIATHQDADEIVFTIES, from the coding sequence ATGAGTCAATTAAGTGAAAAGTTATACTTTAGTCAAAACCCTTTTACACTCTATACGCCGATTCATTTCTTAATGTTAATATTGGCGGGGATTTGTATCGGAATAGTGATTAAAAAACGTGATGAAATTGCAATGGGGAAATATGCTTGGTTACGATGGGTTTTCCTTGGCGTCTATTTGATTCAACAGGGGTTACTTTATAGTTGGTATGCGATGAATCATCAACTGACCTTACATGACGCGTTACCGCTTTATCCATGTCGTATTTTGCAGATTATGACAATTATTCTACTTGTATCGAAACAGGAATGTATCTATGAAGTTTTGGGATTGCTTGGAATTCCTGCAGCCGTAACTGCCTTGATTTTAGCAGATACCAGTGGGTTTAGCTTCCCGAATGCGATGTTTATACAATTTTTTGTAGGACATTCATTAATGATTTTAGTGCCACTCTATATGAAGTATCTTTATCATTTCTCCATGCAGGAAAGTGCAACATTAGGTGTCATCAAGATGGTGGGTGGTTATTTTATCATCGTAAGTTTTATTAACCATCTAATCCAAACAAATTATGGGTATGTTTCAACACCACCGGTAGCATTAAGTTTTCTAAATGGCGTTCCAAGCATCATTTATACATGTGGCTACTTCATGATCTATGTTGGTGTGGTATTAGCAGGAAGTAAGATCGCAACACATCAGGATGCTGATGAGATCGTATTTACGATAGAGTCGTAG
- a CDS encoding YbaN family protein → MRRTVMMILAILFLGLALLGVLLPVLPTTPFLLCASICGAKSSDRFHHWLTHTSVYQNHLDDFVTKHTMKRKTKKKILCLATIMMACAFYFSKNFYARIIIGLLILFKYYYFIFKIADEDDVTMLEDSKYDQYSTHKDC, encoded by the coding sequence ATGAGACGAACAGTTATGATGATTTTAGCAATTCTATTTTTAGGATTAGCCCTGTTGGGTGTATTGCTCCCAGTGCTACCCACAACGCCCTTTTTGTTATGTGCATCCATATGTGGTGCAAAGAGTTCTGACCGATTTCATCACTGGTTAACGCATACGTCGGTATATCAAAATCATTTGGATGATTTTGTCACGAAACACACGATGAAGCGAAAAACTAAAAAGAAAATTTTATGCTTGGCTACGATCATGATGGCGTGTGCTTTTTATTTTTCAAAAAATTTTTATGCACGCATCATAATCGGTTTGCTTATTCTGTTTAAATATTATTATTTTATCTTTAAAATTGCAGATGAAGATGACGTAACGATGCTGGAGGATTCAAAGTATGATCAATATTCAACTCATAAAGACTGTTGA
- a CDS encoding GTP-binding protein: protein MIPITIISGFLGSGKTTFINQILRESQDDTIGLIINEIGSVNLDKAFIKYDQDRIFEINSACLCCVDDREFERAILDLKQQFEAQKMPLH from the coding sequence ATGATCCCAATTACAATTATTTCTGGGTTTTTAGGATCTGGAAAAACAACATTCATCAATCAAATTCTACGTGAGTCTCAAGACGATACAATTGGTTTAATTATCAATGAAATTGGATCTGTAAACCTGGATAAAGCATTTATTAAATATGATCAAGATCGTATTTTTGAAATTAACAGTGCGTGTTTATGTTGTGTCGATGATCGTGAATTTGAACGTGCGATTCTAGACTTAAAGCAACAGTTTGAGGCCCAAAAGATGCCCTTGCATTAA
- a CDS encoding signal peptidase encodes MEKQQYDVLQQLYLLYQTRCDRKDCSRTVSNFNSSFIQEIASNLDLDEEQVKESITLLQEAGYTKLWVVGGFELTRRGIREAQRLFQ; translated from the coding sequence ATGGAAAAACAACAATACGATGTGTTGCAACAGCTTTATCTTTTGTACCAAACCCGTTGTGATCGAAAAGATTGTTCGCGAACGGTTTCTAATTTCAACAGTTCATTCATACAAGAAATTGCTTCAAACCTCGACCTGGATGAAGAACAGGTTAAAGAGAGCATCACGTTACTCCAAGAAGCGGGTTATACGAAACTATGGGTTGTTGGTGGTTTTGAGCTCACGCGACGTGGCATTCGAGAAGCGCAACGATTATTTCAATAA
- a CDS encoding CobW family GTP-binding protein gives MDALNGDQALEHYRESLEQIAFADRIYITKASSTPYSLLGKLKAINPLAPVSLLKQDQTYLHLLNEDRFDASHTKYASLNQTVLNQSHETKHHRHSHVDTLTLYAEIHSLFLILKSGLWNW, from the coding sequence GTGGATGCACTCAATGGGGATCAAGCATTGGAACACTACCGTGAATCGTTGGAGCAAATCGCTTTTGCTGATCGGATTTACATCACGAAAGCCTCATCAACACCGTATTCCCTTTTAGGTAAGTTAAAAGCTATTAATCCATTAGCTCCAGTTTCTCTTTTAAAACAGGATCAAACTTATCTTCATCTTTTAAATGAAGACCGTTTTGATGCATCACATACCAAGTATGCCTCGTTAAATCAAACGGTTTTAAATCAATCGCATGAAACCAAACATCATCGTCATTCACACGTGGATACCTTGACACTTTACGCTGAAATCCACTCTCTTTTTCTGATTTTAAAGAGTGGCTTGTGGAACTGGTAG
- a CDS encoding RluA family pseudouridine synthase, protein MESWIITSKTIGQRIDHFLNEHLDLSRSKIASMIKDGTILCNDMPTKANYKTKLNDCITASTYQVKTLDIEPVKMNIDVVYEDEYLLVVNKPRGLVVHPGHGVKSDTLLHGLIYYLNHNKDHYIRPGLVHRIDRNTSGLLVVAKDDKTHQFLAEQLLDKTMNRTYYALVHGVLPQAHVLVDAPIGPDKSNTKIMTVNQARSKPARTHFEKVETYINSSLIRCKLETGRTHQIRVHALHAKIPLHGDPQYGHPLDADQSGQYLCASKLEFIHPKSLKLMQFEVPLPEYFIEKIKTITHAK, encoded by the coding sequence ATGGAATCATGGATTATTACGTCGAAAACAATTGGGCAACGCATTGACCATTTTTTAAATGAACACCTAGACCTATCACGAAGTAAAATTGCGAGTATGATCAAAGATGGAACCATCTTATGTAACGATATGCCCACGAAAGCAAATTACAAAACGAAACTCAATGATTGTATTACCGCTTCAACCTATCAAGTAAAAACATTGGATATAGAACCTGTTAAAATGAACATTGATGTCGTTTACGAAGACGAATACCTTCTTGTCGTGAATAAACCCAGAGGGCTTGTCGTACATCCGGGTCATGGTGTTAAATCTGATACGTTACTTCATGGATTGATCTATTATTTAAATCACAACAAAGATCACTATATTCGCCCCGGTCTTGTTCATCGCATTGACCGAAATACATCTGGACTTCTTGTCGTTGCCAAAGATGATAAAACACATCAATTTCTCGCTGAGCAGTTGCTTGATAAAACAATGAATCGAACGTATTACGCCTTAGTTCACGGCGTATTGCCACAGGCCCATGTTCTGGTTGATGCGCCCATCGGCCCTGATAAATCAAACACCAAGATTATGACTGTGAATCAAGCACGGAGCAAACCAGCCCGAACCCATTTCGAGAAAGTTGAAACTTATATAAACTCAAGTTTGATTCGTTGTAAACTTGAAACTGGAAGAACACATCAAATACGTGTTCATGCGCTTCACGCTAAGATTCCGCTTCATGGTGACCCCCAATACGGGCACCCGCTTGATGCAGATCAAAGTGGCCAATACCTTTGTGCTTCAAAACTTGAATTTATTCACCCTAAAAGTTTAAAACTCATGCAATTTGAAGTGCCACTTCCTGAATATTTTATCGAGAAAATTAAAACAATCACACATGCAAAGTAA